TCTCAGGGCCTAATGACTCTTATCAAAGTTCATTTATTTATAGCAGTAACAATGGCAAGTTGTTATTAAGTATTTACACCATAGTTCCATATTGATTAGTGATTTCATGGCCTAATCAAGTAATCTTATCGATATATCTAAatataaacaaaagaaaacaataaacaaTTGCATAAGAGATATACATACCCATGACAAAGGTCAACAAGCTGAGGAACAAGATCAGAGTCCCTAAGGCCAATAATGGCGGTTGAGGTGGCAGTCACAGCCTGAGATGTGACAATAATTAGTGATTGCAACTTATTTATGGAAGTCTTGGTTTTGAATAtctttgcttcatcctctccttTGTATTCCTGACTCTGCAGCGCTGACAATTTCTTCTCATGATCAATCTTCCAACCTTCTCTTGcctaaatttcgaaaaaaatcaacATGGTCTGAGCTAAAATTAAATGCAATAGACCAACCTGAATTCTGTTTGGTCAAAAGGTAAGGTAAGTTTGACACAGCATTTATGGGAAATTTCAAGCATTCACAACCAAATGAACCAATATTTGTTGGCACATACTTTTTTGCCTGCTTGTGTGTGTTCAAAGAAACCTGCCTCTTTTTGGCAAGTGAAAGAAAGATATTGCCTTCATTCATAAACAAGAAATAATTATGAGACCCAAATTGAATCAATCCCATGTAAGACAAAGTTGAAGAAAGAGGCAAGTGCTGAAATTAACTTAATCTGTTAATGACTTCTTTTTCCTTCATATCTTTATTGTTGCTTTCCTTTGTACAAGCCTAGCCAGTTTGTCTCACTAGGGAAAGAGTAAATGGGGTTATATATAtcattcaatatatatattaaactcCCTTGGAAGCTAGGCAATATTACAGAAGATAACCACCACAAAAGAAAAGGTTACATGACCTTCAGTAATGTGATAATATGACCAAACCTTTAAGGAGTTTGTCCTATATCATCCATTCCACACACAATAAAATACTAATGTCACATAGCTAATATTTTACACAAGCAAATGGAAAAATGATTTATGAACTGTCATATCTAATTATAATATCATTCAGCTCATCCATAATGGTTAATTATAGATAGTAAAAGTAGATTGCTATTTGCTAACTACAAGAAATACACTCAAAATAGTTATACTAGGCTAAACACACCGTCCAAATCAGGATATTACCAGAACCACATGGGCAGAATAAAAAGGCTGGTCCCATCAGGGGCTATTTTGGTAAAATCACATGGAAAATAAGAAAAGGGGGTCTTTTTCTCACACACTAAACAGTCAAATACTGCGGTGACCTCACGCTACCAAAGTCCAAAAATTGTCTCCAAAaagattatttaattttaaaaaaggaaTAAGAACCACATTcttttaaatgccaaaaacacccCCGGAAATTAAGCAAGACGGAAAATTATTTACCTTAACTTCCTCGTAGAGCTTCTTCTCCCAAGCCAGAAGTCGCTCCAGAGTGGAGCAGAGACTCTTCAGACCGCCTGGTTCAGCCAGCGAACCAGTGTCCAGCCGGTACTTAACTGCCAATGGTGGTTTTGAGGACCAAGTGGAGCTCAGGTTGCTCAATAAACTGCTTGAATGATACACAGTTTCTGCAACCAAAAATTGTAAAGatcagaataaattctcataaTCCCCGAATTCTTCATCTATAGTTTGGATTATGAGAAAAGCCAaagtaaaaatttttagaataatggAGTGTTGCTTTCTCAGCAACCAAACACAAAACCATATAGAAGAACGAAAAAAAATGTTCTAATAATTAATCTTTTCACAACTAAAAAGGATTTTATATTTTTCgttagtcaaaaaaaaaaaaaatcatcgaAACTGAATTGAACCTATAAACTTGAGCTATATTAtcagcaaccaaaaacaaaaatccaagaaaaaagaataaaagttGAGTCCCAATTGGTTAGTTGTTAGTCCTGAATTTTCCCGCACTTTCTCAGCAAACAATCACTCTGCTCTTCTTCAAAGCCTGAACCAATGAACTTAACCCCTTAATGGTCCAAAAAACTCGGTAACCATACaaatgaaacaaataaaaagcgaaaattaattatcaaattatcaaaacaaagaaagaagaagaagagaacatactcCGCAATTGCTTGAAACTGCGATCGAGTTGTGCCTGACTGATCTGAAGCATCTCAGAGACCTGATCTCCGGCCACGGCAGCTTTGTCAAAGCTCTCTTTAATGGCTTCCACGATTTCCTTCAAGTCCTTATGCCGCACCACCATCTTCATCTCCATCATCTCCCCATACTTGCTCCTTGCATCATCCTCCTCCGCCACCGGCGCCGCCTTCTTCCCTGCCATCGGAGGAGGCGGCGTCACTGGATCTCCGACCACCGACGATCCCCTCATGGAAGACCCCCTCACTGACGATCCGAAATTTGACCTGCTCCTCTCAGACCTagaatcctcctcctcctcctccaccactGCACCAACACGACCACCATGGCCGCCACCGTCATCGTCGGAGCTGGTAGTGGTGCTGTAATGATCCCCCCACTCGCTGCAATGAACTTCCTCCCTCTCAGTCTCAGCATAATCCTCAATCAGATGATGCTGCTTCTGAAACGACATCCCCTCTTTCTTAAACGACGCTTGTTTTCGAAACGACGCTTGTTCTCCGTGTTTGAAGAAATCATACTCCGATCTCTCATCATCATCCAACTGCTGACGCTGATGCTGATGCtgctgttgatgatgatgatgatgttgattagTATTAAAGTTCTGTTCAGAACGCGGTCCCGAatattcttcatcttcatcttcttctgaaTAGtgttcttcgtcttcttcttcttcggtgtCGATTTGTGAACACTGCTTCTTATTATTGGTGATGTTGGTGCTGACGTGGCTTCTTTGATCGAAGTAATCAGAagcaggaggaggaggtggtggtggaggagggtAAAAATTTTCCCAATTCCAAACAGAGGAAGCTTGAGAAGGAGTAGTTGAATAAGTAGAATACGCGGTTGGGAAGATATTCGAGTAGTTACTTCGAGGAGTATCGGAAGGACTCGAATCTGAAAGAATGTGAGGTAATTTCGGCGGTTTTCTACG
The sequence above is drawn from the Arachis hypogaea cultivar Tifrunner chromosome 4, arahy.Tifrunner.gnm2.J5K5, whole genome shotgun sequence genome and encodes:
- the LOC112797692 gene encoding nitrate regulatory gene2 protein, which produces MGCAASKLDNEDTVRRCKDRRRFMKEAVYARHLLAAAHSDYCRSLRLTGSALSTFATGEPLSVSDTTPAVFLHPPPPQPKQPPPPQQQQQQQLPPLFIPSPSPSPSPTIPETKTETARNHDYNNNNNNRNYHNRQNRRKPPKLPHILSDSSPSDTPRSNYSNIFPTAYSTYSTTPSQASSVWNWENFYPPPPPPPPPASDYFDQRSHVSTNITNNKKQCSQIDTEEEEDEEHYSEEDEDEEYSGPRSEQNFNTNQHHHHHQQQHQHQRQQLDDDERSEYDFFKHGEQASFRKQASFKKEGMSFQKQHHLIEDYAETEREEVHCSEWGDHYSTTTSSDDDGGGHGGRVGAVVEEEEEDSRSERSRSNFGSSVRGSSMRGSSVVGDPVTPPPPMAGKKAAPVAEEDDARSKYGEMMEMKMVVRHKDLKEIVEAIKESFDKAAVAGDQVSEMLQISQAQLDRSFKQLRKTVYHSSSLLSNLSSTWSSKPPLAVKYRLDTGSLAEPGGLKSLCSTLERLLAWEKKLYEEVKAREGWKIDHEKKLSALQSQEYKGEDEAKIFKTKTSINKLQSLIIVTSQAVTATSTAIIGLRDSDLVPQLVDLCHGFMYMWRSMHQHHETQSNIVQQVRGLVNRSSRGDSTSELHRQATRDLESAVSAWHSSFCRLIKFQRDFIVSLHAWFKLSLVPVHNDNVNLSICREPNDAYMFFDEWKLALERVPDTVASEAIKSFINVVHVIYTKQSEELKIKKRTESASKELEKKSSSLRTLERKFYNSYSMVGISLPDTGPDNGQGLDARDPLAEKKLELATCQRRVEDEMLRHSKAVEVTRAMTLNNLQTGLPGVFQALTSFSSLFTEALESVCTRSYAIK